The window GACAGGAGCCGCCTTTGACCAACACCTCACGCCGTACGGACAGCAGCGCCGCCCGGGTCGAGGGCTTCGTTCAGATCGTCATCATGCTGGCGATCGGCGCGGCCGCAGGCGCCGCATCATTCACCCACGTGCACGACGTCGCCGCCGCACACGGCCAACCGGGCTGGCTGGCCTGGGCCGACGCTGTCGTGCTCGAACTCATGTCGATAGCCGGCGGCCTCGAACTACGGCGCCGCAAACGCATCGGCGCCCATCTGTCGTTCCCGGCGGTGGTGCTGGTCGTCGCGGTGGTGCTGTCGCTGGGCGCGCAGGTCGTGGAAGCCGAACCGTCGATCATCGGCTGGATCGCGGCCGCCCTCCCGGCGGCAGGCTTCCTGGCCATGGTCAAGATCGCGCTCGGCCGCACCGAGAGCGGCCCAGCGCAGAGCAACACCACCGCCCGGGACACCCCGGCCGAGAACGGCACCGTCCGGGACGAGGGGACCGGAAACGGGACCGCGGTCCGGGACGAGGGGACCGGAAACAGGACCGCGGTCCGGGACGAGCGGACGGGTAACAGGACTGCGGTCCGGGACGAAGGGACCGGGGACAAAGCCGTCCGGGACGGGATGGGAGACAGATGGGCGGGCCGGGCCGGACCAGGGGACGGCCGGGACGAACCGAGGGCCGTCCGGGACGAACGACGGAGCGCAACGGGAATCGTCCGGGACGGTCCCGGACGGCCGGACAAGCCGACGCCGGCCGGGACGGACACCGACCCGGACGTCCGGGCCATGCTCCCGGCCGCCCGAGACGCCGCCGACCGCCTCGCCGACC of the Actinoplanes sichuanensis genome contains:
- a CDS encoding DUF2637 domain-containing protein codes for the protein MLAIGAAAGAASFTHVHDVAAAHGQPGWLAWADAVVLELMSIAGGLELRRRKRIGAHLSFPAVVLVVAVVLSLGAQVVEAEPSIIGWIAAALPAAGFLAMVKIALGRTESGPAQSNTTARDTPAENGTVRDEGTGNGTAVRDEGTGNRTAVRDERTGNRTAVRDEGTGDKAVRDGMGDRWAGRAGPGDGRDEPRAVRDERRSATGIVRDGPGRPDKPTPAGTDTDPDVRAMLPAARDAADRLADQGRPLSREALAEVLRGQGHAMSNARVSALVRLIREQPVAHDPAIRSPTVAQSPR